cagcacagcagcaccatccagccagagctgggtCACTCCTGAGCTCCTGACTATCTCATGGAACAAGAAATCATTTGGCACagagctttttttctctttctgttctaTCACTCACACTCAGGTCAGCAGTTTCTCCAGAACTCAGCCTCCTAGATGGAgtttccttctgcagcaggaCCATTCTGAGGGGGAAATTAATGATGCTTCCAAACTAAAAcaataatatttataaaaatccctacactttatttttaaaatgcatgtaGTGAGCATTTGCAGGGAATCAGGGACAGACTGAGACCAGGTAACACTGGACACCAAAAAGCACCAGACTGGGGAGACACTCTGGGACATTGAGCTGATCTGCTGAAGCACCCATCCGATTTGGAAGCTGAtgtaaatacaaaaattaataCATGAAATGAGTCAAAATATGCCCACAGTGGGGACAGGCTCATCGGGTTTAGATGGGATTTTGCTGAACTGCTGCACCCTCTCGTGGAAGTTTCTTAAATCCATGTCAACCCTGGAAACTTATTCAAGGCCAAAGCAGCACTAACCAATCCTTAAGACAAACTGATTCATAAAACACCACTGAACTTTTGAGACTTTTTAAGGATAATGATGATTCTGGAACACTCCCCAGGAGGATCCTGCCACCACGTGAGCAGTAAGGTGTGGATGGCAGTGTTTTAGTCCTTCTCCTTTAGGCCAATTCCTTTCTAAACTAAACAATATGGGAACGTTCCTTTACAATGCAGTGTTGGCCaactgaaagagaaatattttctaaaatcaCCAGCTAGTTCTACCTAGCACACAGGCAGGTCACTATCTACattcaaataaataatgtaATTAACACTTTGCTTGTTTTATTAACAGGTAATTTACTATCTACATGCAAATAAAGTTCATTCTTCAACCCAAAATTCCATCAAATTAACAAAAGGATGCCTGGAAGGTAACAGCACTGGCCTGTTTTACATCTGAAAAGCAGCtaagagctgctcctggagaagtTGAAGGTGTGAATTAAGATCTCTGTAGATATCCCTGGAAAAGGTCAATTGTACTAGAGAAAAGTAAATTTGAATTtctcccaggctctgcagacTCAAACAGCAAGGAGGGAAACAGGAGTGTAAACACCTTAAACTGAGAATAATGTAACCAAATGGGCAAAATCAATGCTAAATCCAACAACACATTTTTCTTGTAAGATGAAGGGACTGATGAACCAAAATGTCaggctcagggagcagctgggtgggcCCAGGCTGCAGAACACCTAAATAAAACCAGCCCTAGGAAGATGCAGAAACAGCCAAatgcctgctctgctcagcagctgtTCTTGGAAACAGCCTGAAGTGCTGTGAGTAGGAgatgctctgctctgcaaatgAGAATCTGGATTTGGACATTTCTTTCCACAAGAATTCTGTGTGGGAGCACACTAGAAATGTTTTATTCCTGGGATTCATCcatctgtgtgctgctggaTCCAGCATTCCTGAGGGGTACAGGATACTGCCTCGCTGTGTTCATTCTGTTCATGACTTTCTGTCTTTCCCATTTCCtaaggtttttaaaattaggaaaaaaacttgGTAGAATTTTTTCTAACCAGGCTCAGGTTGAGCTATGACTGGTCAGCTGGATAACACAAATTTACTGTGGATGCATGAATCTCCAACTGTTCCAGAGGATGAAGCAGTCAGTAACACCCCCTTCTATTCCCTCAGCCAAACATTCCTCACGTGGCACTTCAGCTTTAGCTCATCCTTCTTAATTTAGGTATTAGCATTTTAGGAGCAGTCAGCACAGGGATGGTCAACTCTTCTGACAGCACACCACAGGCTAAAACGTTCCTGTGGCTCAGGCCCAGGTGCTTGCCaagctggaggctgcaggagtGGGGAAGCCTGGAGAAGACACAGGTGGGAAGTGGCAGCAGCACCCCGAGCCCTCCACCCCACACTGctgagggatggagcacagccgTGGGTGGGTGCCAGGATGACACATCCTGCCTCAGAAATCCCAtctgcctgctccctcccacTGACAGGGATCCAGCCTGCTGAACTGCACCAGGATCATCCCACTGcacctcacctcacctcacATCCCCAGGGTGGGACCACGGGACAGCcactgtggggctgctgctcaaGAGACACAAGCTCACTGTCCCACATGGAAACGACTGCTTGACTGCCTTTATGCTGTGGTTTTTTCCCAAACAGCGCCTCTGATGCTGCTTTTCAAAAGTGGCCAGTTCCAAACTGTTCCCAGAATAAATGCTGAGCAAGGCTGAATCTATTCCTAGACATGATTTCATTCATGCGGTCCACAGGCACAAGAACCTTAAAAATGCTAAAGAAGGAAACTGGAGCAGATGAGACCATTTCAAGACATCAAAAAATGGGTCACATATGCTACACGCTGAGCTGCCTTCACTGACAGCAAATGCTACAGAAATCCAGCAATTCCCAACTTTTAGAAATGCTTGGCACCTCTTTTGGGGGCTACACtccagtggaaagtgtccctgcccatggcagggcttggaacaagatgagctttaaggtcccctccaacacgaatcattctgggattctaaaGCACATGGAGGGACTGATTTGTCTGGAAAATAACACAGCCAGATTATGGCTCCAGTTTTAAACCTCAGACACCACAGAATGTTTCAGGGAAAGCACAGTGCACAGGAGAACTGGAAAGCCTCTCACTCACCCAGTTCTCACAcacagggagaagctgctcaGCTCATGAGTGTCACGCTCACCCAAAGGAGGTTTTCCTTTGTATTTAAACAATTCCCCATCAGCTGATCCCAAACTCAGCACACTAATCCCTTCCTGCATCATACATTGCAGTAATCTGACACAAAGGTGCTTTGAGTCTATACACACATAAGTGGcaacaataaaataaacaaagcaaatCCTGCCAGGAAATGTCACTGCCCtcatttaaaattttccagcctcagtcCACTTTATAAATTTGGAGAAAAAGCGAGAGCAGAGTAGACAGTCCATGTATTTTCAGATTATTTAACACTGCTGCTGAGCTTCAGAAGAAATTTGGTAAGAAACCTAACTGCTAAGTTACAAAGACAACAGCACTCATTTTCCTATTACCAAAAGAACTTTTGCTTTTGGGTCACAGAGCCACTGCCCCTCTGACCTTGATGCCTCACATTTCCAACAGCTCCTGAATGAGGATTTAGCCAGGATGCAAATTCAGGCACTTCAACAAAACCTGGAATTGCTTCATTTATTGCCAAATAAATAAAGTGGTGGCCCTGTTTATTTTTAGGGAAGCATCTGTGACACCCAGGGTATGAAGCTCTCACTGTACACAGAGTTCTGCCTGGAGCCACAGTTTGCCAGTGGAAGGGGctttaaaaaagcaaagtgctcatttgttttttcaagaaaatcttTCATCATTCCGCTGCCTAAATCAATGTCCTGTTTCATCCTAATGGGGAGACAGATGGTCACTGGGCAGATTTCATTCCAAAATGACAGCATCCTTCCCATGTAAGCCAAACCAAGAACAAAAAGACTTAATTGCATCCCACCacaacacaaaacaaatttACCCAAatgagaggaaggaagaaatctgGGCAAGGGCAGAGATAATAACTAATCTAAATCTTGAAACCATCTTAAACTTAATTTTCCCCACAGTTTCCAACTACTTTATACAACCCTAAGCATgctcttaaaaaacaaaaattcacatgATTGGCAGCACTGATTAATTACTGATGCTTTCTActggaatcacagagtggtttgggttgggagggaccttaaagcccatccagttccaccccacagccatgggcagggacaatgTGGGTTTAACCTGTTTTACAAAGAAACCAACCTTGATCTCCACTCTTCCTGAAGAACCATCCTCAGCACATGTTGGGGATGCCACCTAAGAGGCAAACTGCCTTTCCCACCTGTGGAATCCAGGAAAGCACTTCAGGAAAGgctcatccctggcagtgtccaaggccaggctgggcaggcacaggggaagctgtccctgcccatggcagggctggaatgagCTGAGCTCCAaagccccctccagcccaggccattccatgattccatgctgaggggagggctgggtgcctgctggggagctgcacaCCTGCCCTCTGTGCACAGGTGTGGCCACAATGGTACTCACAGgtgttgctgctgctcctcagggctccTGTGCTTCATCTGACGGGCTGGTGCCTCCGCAAAtccagcctgggcatccctgcaGCAGACAGATTGCCAAGCCTGGAGGAAGGTCTGGCTAGCAGAGGTGTCACTCCCATAGCTGCCTGCAGATAATATGACATCAACAGATCCTGTTAGCACACTGCATCAACACACTCTGAATATGAAAATCTGCTCTGTTTGGCCTTGGAAATTTACTGTGAGCTCAAAAAGCAGAGTCCTACTGCACTCAAGTGTTGTATAAAGCTCTATCATAATGCATTCCTTTTGATCATATTTAACCTCACTTAAATTTATTCTCACTTTCATGTAGCATTTCCTCATGGTATGCACAGAAAGTGTTTTCTTGTAAGCAGAGAACACTAGTAACTGGAGGGAAATAAATGGGGGAGATGACTTGAATTAAATTTTAGAGAAATACATGCTTTGCTAAATGAAGTTGACACCAAAACGTTAAAGATATGAAGAGAATTGGCAGTCCAAGGATCAAGgagtgctgcagccagcccaggccaCTGGGACAACGCCTGTACCCCACTGGCAAGTGCTCCCCATTGATGCTGGACACAGATGTTCGTCCCCAAAACCTCTGCGGGGAATCTGTCACCACAAACTGCAGAGGGAACCTTAAAAAACAGTGAACAGCAGGGCACTCCTGCCCCCcaagctgggctggagctgggcagagcagcaatGGTGCTAGAAGCCTACAAGAAGACAGAAAcactgctgtgggagctgcagggggggATTTTTCACAGCGGGAGAAAACAGGGCCCATTTCCActgcttcccagcagagctgagacagCCCGGAGGGATCCCGGCCCGCCGGGGACTCACCTGCCTCAGCCACGCGGGCAGCGGGCTACATGGGGACGGGACCGGGAtcgggatgggcactgggatgggatcGGGGTGGGATCGGCACTGGGATCGGGATCGGAACTGGGATCGGGGCCCGGCTGAGAGATGGGAACGGGATCGGGATGGGATCGAGATGGGGACGGGATCGGGTCGTGCTGAGGGAGGGATCGGGATAGGGATGGGATCGGGACACGATCGGGCCGGGCTGAGGGAGGGATCGGGATAGGGATGGGATCGGGACACGACCGGGCCGGGCTGAGGGAGGGATCGGGACCGGGATGGGATCGGGACACGATCGGGCTGAGGGagggatcgggatcgggatggGATCGCGATGGGGATGGGATCGGGACACGATCGGGCCGGGCTGAGGGAGGGATCGGGATGGGATCGCGATGGGATCGGGACACGATCGGGCCGGGCTGAGGGAGGGATCGGGATAGGATCGCGATGGGATCGGGACACGATCGGGCCGGGCTGAGGGAGGGATCGGGCCGCGCTCCGGAAGCGCTCCCGGCCCGCCGGGCCCGCCCCTCCCCGTGGCGCCTGACCCGGAGCCGCTCGGCCGCGCTGACGCTGCCTTGTCCCGCCATGGCTCCCAagggcggccccggcggccGGCAGCAGTCCGAGGaggatctgctgctgcaggacttcAGCCGCAACCTCTCGGCCAAGTCCTCCGCGCTCTTCTTCGGCAACGCCTTCATCGTCTCCGCCATCCCTATCTGTGagcgggcgggggcgggcggccGCCGTGAGGGGAGCGGCGGGCTCtgaggggagagggggatcagcagccctggggggaaCAAAATACCCTGGAAGACGGGGATCAGCAACCATGGGGGGAGCAAAGTACCCTGGAAGAGGCGGATCAGCAGCCCCTGAGGGGACCAGGAGGTTGAGGAGAGGGATCAGGGCTCCCCACTGCCCGCCGCGGTCTCTGTCCCGCTGCCCGCGTTGGAtcccggggctgctgctccGAGCCCCGGCGGATCCTGGCTCCGGGCAGTGTCGGGTCCTGGTTCTGAGCGTGTGGGATCCTGGCTACGAACCGTGTCGGGTTCCAGTTCCGAGCCGTTTTGGGTCCCGGTTCCGATCCGTGTCAGCTCCCGGTCCCGGCCCTATCGGATCCCGGTTCCGATCCGTGTcgggtcccggtcccggtcctaTCGGATCCCGGTTCCGAGCCGTGCcgggtcccggtcccggtcctaTCGGATCCCGGTTCCGATCCGTGTCAGCTCCCGGTCCCGGCCCTGTCGGATCCCGGTTCCGAGCCGTGCCGAGTCCCGGTCCCGGCCCTGTCGGATCCCGGTTCCGAGCCGTGCCGGGTCCCGGTTCCGGCCGGCAGGGCAGCATCACTGACGTGTCACCGCAGCAGCGCTGCCCGCAGGCTCTGCCGTGCTCTCACAGAGCTCCTTCCACAGTACTTTTAATGCAGTTGGAAGAGCTCCGAGTGATTTTGGAGGAGTTGGCTTTGCTCAGGCAGAGACTGTGGAATTACAGAGCTCAGATCCGGTGTGGGTCTCCAGTATGGGTCGATTTTCTTGGAGAGAAACTGCTTCAACTGtcattgttctttttttctaagGGCTTTATTGGAGAATATGGCATATGGATCTTGTTCAGTCTGCAGTCCTGTACAGCGTCATGACCCTCATCAGTACCTATCTCGTGGCTTTTGCATATAAAAATGTCAAGTTTGTCCTCAAACACAAGTAAGCTTGGTGCCTCTTGGAATTTATCATTTAATAATTGAACAAAACTGCCATTTACTACTGTAGTTTTTTATTAATAAGGATGCCTGAGTTGTTACTCCAAAACATATTTTGCACAGAAGTATCTCCTAATTGGTTTCTGTTATTGTCTTGTACTTATAGTCAAATCTTGTCACCTAAGactatggggaaaaaataaatccaccATCATGCTCTGTGGGTATCACTACAAATTATgattaaattataaattatattacTTATTGGATGTGAATTATATTGCTGTTAGTAATTgctattattatttcttatccCTTCACCTTGACAAAACTGTCAGGTATCTTGGCTAAGTTGTATTCTTCACTGAACATAAAACTTCCTGtaatgccagggctgggctgtggtgttttttcatttctgaagtGTGACATGAGTGGTGGTACTTACAGAGTAGCCCAGAAAAGAGAAGATGCTGTTTCCAAGGAGGTGACTCGCAAGCTGTCCGAGGCGGACAACAGGAAGATGTCCCGCAAGGAGAAGGATGAAAGGTGATCTCTCTgtcctcctccccctctcccttgtTGTAGGAGGGCCTTGCATGTCCTTGAGGCTCTGGGTGGGGCAGTAGGGACTGTGCTTGCactgtttttctgtgttctgggaagcagcagctgcagggtaGCTCGTGGTTCAGCTTCAAGCCCTTTTGAGGTGAGTTGTCAAGGGAAGGTCTCAGATGCACTCGGCCTTAGATGTGATCCCCACTGGGACTGTGCAGGATGGGAGCTTGGGAGCCAAACTCTCTGTCTCCTGGAAAACCTACTGCACACTTCATCATGTGGGTGTGCCTGCAtatccccatccctggcagtgcccaaggccaggctggacagggcttggagcagtctggggcagtggaaggtgtccctgccatggcaggggtggagtgggatgagctttaaggcccctctccccacccaaaccattccagcaTTCTGTGGTACCCAttgattaaaatatatttgaaattttatCTCCACTTGCTCCTAGGAttctgtggaagaaaaatgaagttgCAGACTATGAAGCAACAACTTTCTCCATCTTCTACAACAACACCCTCTTTCTGGTCCTGGTTATCATCGCTTCCTTTTTTGTGCTGAAGAACTTCAACCCCACTGTGTATCCTTTATCCCCAGCCTAaaacccccacagccccactcctATTAGCTGCCACCACTAGCTGAGGTTGTCCTCAGGCTGTGGCATTCTTCTCTTGGTACCTGCAGCTCATGGTTAGTACAGCAGCTTAGAATgttgaaacaaaaatatgaaaaaaaaaaaagtctcccaATTAAAGTCTCTTAAAACATGAGATGTTTTAAGGATATTGCTTGGACAGTACACAGGAATTCTCCTGGCTTTGCTGTTTCCATTGTAATTTTGGAGTGAGGACACAGCTCAGTTCCCTGCAAACACTGTCAGTGTTGGTTGCCTGGAGCTCTTCCCTGCCAGGATGCTTCAGCTCCAGTAGCTCACaagtaaaatgttttgttcCTGAAGGAAATTAGTATTGCCAACAGGGCAGTTAATTCAAGATCTGTATTTATAAAACTTGTAAGAGAACAGGCTGAACTTTATGGGTGCCTTCATTCTGAAGGTGAGTTCTGAAGCTGTGTTTCAGCTTGCAATATTCCAGTTTTAAAACTCCAGAGAAAGGTCATTTCAATGCCTTCCTTTTCATAAAACTCCTACCAAATGTTGTGTACCAGGGAAGGATCCTGACAATTCCTTAACCTGTTCCCTCCAGAAACTACATCCTTTCTATCAGTGCTTCCTCAGGACTGATTGCTCTGCTGTCCACAGGATCCAAGTAGACACAAAACCCTCAGCAGTTCCTGAGAGAGGCTTCAACTGCTGTGAAAATGCCTAAGGGTGGAATAGgaatattttttggtttttagcaT
This portion of the Haemorhous mexicanus isolate bHaeMex1 chromosome 10, bHaeMex1.pri, whole genome shotgun sequence genome encodes:
- the SSR3 gene encoding translocon-associated protein subunit gamma produces the protein MAPKGGPGGRQQSEEDLLLQDFSRNLSAKSSALFFGNAFIVSAIPIWLYWRIWHMDLVQSAVLYSVMTLISTYLVAFAYKNVKFVLKHKVAQKREDAVSKEVTRKLSEADNRKMSRKEKDERILWKKNEVADYEATTFSIFYNNTLFLVLVIIASFFVLKNFNPTVNYILSISASSGLIALLSTGSK